The Streptomyces cyanogenus DNA segment AGCGCCATCGGCGAGGACATGTTCTCCAAGTCCTACCAGGACGTCTTCGCGGGCGACGCCCAGTGGCAGTCCCTGCCGGTCCCGACGGGCAACACCTTCGAGTGGGACCCGGAGTCCACCTACGTCCGCAAGCCCCCGTACTTCGAGGGCATGGGCATGGAGCCGGCCCCGGTCGAGGACATCGCCGGCGCCCGCGTGCTGGCCAAGCTGGGCGACTCGGTCACCACCGACCACATCTCCCCGGCCGGTGCCATCAAGGCCGACACCCCGGCCGGCCAGTACCTCACCGAGCACGGTGTGGAGCGCCGTGACTTCAACAGCTACGGCTCGCGCCGCGGCAACCACGAGGTCATGATCCGCGGTACGTTCGCCAACATCCGCCTGCGCAACCAGATCGCGCCGGGCACCGAGGGCGGCTACACCCGCGACTTCACGCAGGACGGCGGACCGGTCTCCTTCATCTACGACGCCTCGCAGAACTACCAGGCCGCCGGCATCCCGCTGGTCGTCCTGGCAGGCAAGGAGTACGGCTCCGGCTCGTCCCGCGACTGGGCGGCCAAGGGCACCGCGCTGCTCGGCGTCAAGGCCGTCATCGCCGAGTCGTACGAGCGCATCCACCGCTCGAACCTCATCGGCATGGGCGTGCTCCCGCTCCAGTTCCCGGAGGGCCAGTCGGCCGAGTCCCTCGGTCTGACCGGCGAGGAGACCTTCTCCATCTCCGGCGTCACCGAGCTGAACGAGGGCCGCACGCCGCGCACCGTGAAGGTCACCACCGACACCGGTGTCGAGTTCGACGCGGTCGTCCGCATCGACACCCCCGGTGAGGCCGACTACTACCGCAACGGCGGCATCATGCAGTACGTGCTGCGCAACCTGATCCGCAAGTAAGCGGCAGCGCCCGGCGGACGAGGGCCGCATCCCCGGCACCGGGGGTGCGGCCCTTCGCCGTACGGTGCCCGCACCCCGCCCGGCGGGTCCTCGTCCCCGGGCCGGGAACCCCCGTCACGCGCCGGGTGCGCGGAAGGAGACCTCGCGGCGGGCCGCCTCGTCGAGCTCGCCGACGGTCAGGAGGGGAGTGGCCCGGGTGCGGAGCGCGCCGCTCGCCTTGACCCTCAGGCTGACGGCGGCCATGGAGACCGGGTCGGGGAAGTCGACGATGCACACGAGGTCGTCCTCGCCGAAGGCGTAGTACATGGCCTCCACCGTGCCGCCGAGCCCGGTGACGACCTGGTCGACGGCGGCGCGGCGGCCACTCGCGCCCTCCGCGAGCAGCCCCTGCGTGCCCTCGGGCGTGTAGGCGGCCTGGATGAGGAACTTCGGCATCGGAGTGCTCCTGCCCATGGGTGTCCGGTACGCGTAGGTGTTTCCCGCCGTCACACCGGCAGCCCGCACCGCACGGCCGAATTCACTCGTCGGCAGCCGCACCTCGTCCCGCTCAGTCGACGGCGAACGCGTCCAGGTCCGGCAGGTTCAGCTCGGCCCAGATGACCTTGCCGTGCGGGGTGTACCGGGTGCCCCAGCGCTCGGCCAGCTGCGAGACCAGGAACAGGCCCCGGCCGCCCTCGTCGGTCGTCGCGGCGTACCGCAGATGCGGCGAGGTGCTGCTGCCGTCGGCCACCTCGCAGATCAGCGTGCGGTCGTTGATCAGCCGTACGTGGATCGGGTCGGAGCCGTACCGGATGGCGTTGGTGATCAGCTCGCTCAGCACGAGCTCCATCCCGAAGCCCAGCTCGGACAGCCCCCACTCCTCCAGCTTGGCGGAGACCGCGCCGCGCATCCCCGACACGGCGGCCGGATCGCGCGGCACGTCCCAGTCGGCGACCCGGTCGGCCGGCAGCACCCGGGTGCGCGCGATGAGCAGCGCGACGTCGTCCCCGGGCCGCTCGGGCAGCAACTGCTCCAGCACCGCCTGGCAGCTCTCCTCCGGCGGCCGGCCGGGATGGCCCGCCAGGGCCCGGCGCAGCAGCTCCATGCCCTCGTCCAGGTCCCGTCTGCGGTCCTCGATCAGACCGTCGGTGTACAGGACGAGCTGGCTGCCCTCGGCCAGCTCCAGCTCGGCCGTGCGGAACGGCATGCCGCCCAGGCCCAGCGGCGGCCCGGCCGGCAGCTCGGGGAAGACGACGCTGCCGTCGGGGTGCACCAGCGCCGGCGCCGGATGCCCGGCCCGGGCCATGACACAGCGGCGCGTCACCGGGTCGTAGATCGCGTACAGACAGGTGGCACCCACGATCTCCCCGGCCGTCTCCGGGCAGGCCTCGTCCTGGTCGATGCGGCCGACCAGATCGTCCAGGTGCTGGAGCAGTTCGTCCGGCGGCAGGTCCAGCGTGGAGAAGTTGTGCACCGCGGTCCGCAGCCGGCCCATCGTCGCGGCGGCGTGCAGACCGTGCCCCACCACGTCACCGACGGCCAGCGCCACCCGGCCGCCCGGCAGCGGGATCACGTCGAACCAGTCGCCGCTCACCCCGGACTGCGCCGGCAGATAGCGGTAGCCGACGTCCAGCGCGCTCTGCTCGGGCAGCGCCCGGGGCAGCAGACTGCGCTGCAGCGTGACCGCCAGGGCGTGCTCGCGGGTGTAGCGGCGGGCGTTGTCGATGCTGACCGCGGCCCGGGCCACCAGCTCCTCCGCCAGGGACAGCTCGTCCGCGTCGAACGGCTCCCGCTTGGAGCGCCAGAAGTTGGCCATGCCCAGGACGACCCCGCGCGCCCGGATGGGCGCGGAGATGAGCGAGTGGATGCCGAAGTCCAGGATCTGCCGGGTCCGCTCCGGGTCCTGGGCCCGCCAGCCGTCGGCGGACGCCAGGTCGGTCACCAGCTGCGAGCGCCCGGCGCCGTAACCGCGGGCCTGCGGGGTGGTGGGCAGGAAGTCGATCAGCCGGCCCTGCTCGTAGAGCGGGTGGTCGTCCCGGATGCCGCACACGGCGACCCGCCGCATGTCCGTCGCCGTCGGAGCCGG contains these protein-coding regions:
- a CDS encoding SpoIIE family protein phosphatase produces the protein MSDASVRYRRLGWRAVIGKVPRSVAGQVFLFQVALVVLLVLCAVLALVMQSRRDTTAEAKHRSIAVAQTFAHSPGLLQALRSPEPSRILQPMTEAGRKSAGVDFIVVMDTHGIRYTHPMPGRIGKRFVGTIEPSLAGKVYTESVHGPLGHEVQATVPVDDAHGKVVALVSAGLKVKNVTSELDRQLPIILGAGAGALVVSTGGTALVGRRLRRQTHSLAPDEMSRMYQHHDTVLHSVREGVLIIGADGRLLLVNDEARRLLELPADAEGRVLRELPDLDPATLELLASGRPASDELHFAKGRLLAVNQRPTDRAGCPGGTVVTLRDSTELQAVSGRAQTALERLELLYDAGLCIGSTLDVMRTADELARVAVPRFADFITVDLADAVLHGEEPAPTATDMRRVAVCGIRDDHPLYEQGRLIDFLPTTPQARGYGAGRSQLVTDLASADGWRAQDPERTRQILDFGIHSLISAPIRARGVVLGMANFWRSKREPFDADELSLAEELVARAAVSIDNARRYTREHALAVTLQRSLLPRALPEQSALDVGYRYLPAQSGVSGDWFDVIPLPGGRVALAVGDVVGHGLHAAATMGRLRTAVHNFSTLDLPPDELLQHLDDLVGRIDQDEACPETAGEIVGATCLYAIYDPVTRRCVMARAGHPAPALVHPDGSVVFPELPAGPPLGLGGMPFRTAELELAEGSQLVLYTDGLIEDRRRDLDEGMELLRRALAGHPGRPPEESCQAVLEQLLPERPGDDVALLIARTRVLPADRVADWDVPRDPAAVSGMRGAVSAKLEEWGLSELGFGMELVLSELITNAIRYGSDPIHVRLINDRTLICEVADGSSTSPHLRYAATTDEGGRGLFLVSQLAERWGTRYTPHGKVIWAELNLPDLDAFAVD
- a CDS encoding GYD domain-containing protein, giving the protein MPKFLIQAAYTPEGTQGLLAEGASGRRAAVDQVVTGLGGTVEAMYYAFGEDDLVCIVDFPDPVSMAAVSLRVKASGALRTRATPLLTVGELDEAARREVSFRAPGA